In Laspinema palackyanum D2c, the following are encoded in one genomic region:
- a CDS encoding tetratricopeptide repeat protein, with product MSRVISIYERTLECRPDSYWEWYQQANAMRDGGHYQDALSCYDKAVEYRPEDYWAWYQIGNVLDELGRYEEAVASYDRALKARPGDYWAWYERGSAFRQLREYDEAIASYDRALEARPGDYWAWYERAITLVRACRYEEAVSNYDRALEVRPTDYWAWYRRGIALEMMQEYEKALASYDLALDMKPTAEMAWYRQGKMLDLLGETEAAIASYDRALEIDPEDDLVWYDRGIALDDLDRPAEALQCYERAISIYSDNFWPWYQLGNAHSQLGNYDEAVASFDRALECEPNWTRWGEEYQGLSGWVWHDLGIALGELCRYDEAIMSFQKALTIEPEDGAIWYDLARYLIRQGDGPGAVASLEQAIHWGGDSYLEKIATDREFDGLRGDRSFQGLM from the coding sequence ATGAGTCGTGTCATCTCTATCTATGAGCGGACTTTAGAGTGTCGGCCCGATAGCTATTGGGAATGGTATCAACAGGCCAATGCTATGCGGGATGGAGGTCATTATCAGGATGCCCTCAGTTGCTACGATAAAGCGGTGGAATATCGCCCGGAAGACTATTGGGCCTGGTATCAAATTGGGAATGTTTTAGATGAGTTGGGGCGGTATGAGGAGGCAGTCGCCAGCTATGACCGCGCTTTAAAAGCCCGTCCGGGAGACTATTGGGCCTGGTATGAACGGGGAAGCGCCTTCCGGCAATTGCGGGAGTATGACGAGGCGATCGCCAGCTATGACCGCGCCCTAGAAGCCCGTCCGGGAGACTATTGGGCTTGGTATGAACGGGCAATTACCCTGGTCCGGGCCTGTCGCTACGAGGAGGCTGTCTCCAACTATGACCGCGCCCTGGAAGTGCGGCCTACGGATTATTGGGCCTGGTATCGTCGGGGGATTGCCCTGGAAATGATGCAGGAGTATGAAAAGGCGTTAGCAAGTTATGATTTGGCTCTGGATATGAAACCCACCGCAGAGATGGCCTGGTATCGCCAGGGGAAAATGTTGGATTTGTTAGGAGAAACGGAAGCGGCGATCGCCAGTTATGACCGGGCATTGGAGATTGACCCCGAGGATGATTTGGTGTGGTACGATCGCGGCATTGCCCTGGATGACCTAGACCGTCCGGCAGAAGCCCTCCAGTGCTACGAACGGGCTATTTCTATCTATTCGGATAATTTCTGGCCTTGGTATCAATTGGGGAACGCCCATAGTCAGTTAGGCAACTACGATGAGGCTGTGGCCAGCTTTGACCGCGCCTTGGAGTGTGAACCGAACTGGACCCGTTGGGGTGAAGAGTATCAGGGTTTAAGCGGTTGGGTGTGGCATGACCTGGGCATCGCGTTAGGGGAACTCTGTCGCTACGATGAGGCTATTATGAGCTTTCAAAAAGCCCTGACGATAGAACCGGAAGATGGGGCAATTTGGTACGACCTGGCCCGCTACTTGATTCGCCAAGGGGATGGCCCCGGGGCCGTTGCCAGCTTGGAACAGGCGATTCACTGGGGGGGAGACTCCTATCTGGAGAAAATTGCCACAGACAGGGAATTTGACGGTTTGCGGGGCGATCGCTCCTTTCAAGGGTTGATGTAA